A part of Jaculus jaculus isolate mJacJac1 chromosome 17, mJacJac1.mat.Y.cur, whole genome shotgun sequence genomic DNA contains:
- the LOC101607952 gene encoding centromere protein O-like, whose amino-acid sequence MAHHVREDGESKGGILVHLERLETQRNQSHEKSEELPRVIPSHRLSGKLTSHGVCVSISTAFEGNLLDFYLVDLVIERPLWIHHHSIPVLISLENIAVKHLQTNIQCFLFSLCEHLNACSGRKYQADQLESDFTAFLTGPLQKNFLCHLLSFTYKVDQEHQSLLSARLLYEDLTGTLPTDVTIMHQGMETEALSNSWEKHRLAHERLLLTEPSTIFPWTYKTKRMSILAYGFYFTHIFPFRTCEAPVCVLPQTDISPPDRKELRTH is encoded by the coding sequence ATGGGGAGTCCAAAGGAGGTATTCTAGTTCACTTGGAGAGACTAGAGACTCAGAGAAACCAATCTCATGAAAAATCTGAAGAGCTGCCAAGAGTGATACCAAGCCACAGGCTTAGTGGAAAGCTGACCAGCCATGGAGTCTGTGTGTCCATCAGCACTGCCTTTGAGGGGAACCTTCTGGATTTTTACTTGGTGGACCTTGTCATAGAGAGACCACTCTGGATACATCACCATTCCATTCCAGTCTTAATTTCTCTAGAAAACATAGCCGTAAAGCACCTACAGACCAATATTCAGTGTTTCCTGTTCAGTCTCTGCGAGCACCTAAATGCTTGCTCAGGGAGGAAGTATCAGGCAGATCAACTTGAGAGTGACTTCACAGCCTTCTTGACTGGACCCTTGCAGAAAAACTTCCTGTGCCACTTGCTGTCATTTACCTACAAAGTGGATCAGGAACATCAGTCCTTGCTTAGTGCCAGATTGCTATATGAGGACCTCACAGGAACTCTTCCAACTGATGTCACCATTATGCATCAAGGAATGGAGACAGAGGCATTATCCAACTCATGGGAAAAGCATAGACTAGCCCATGAAAGACTCCTCCTCACAGAGCCTTCAACAATTTTTCCCTGGACCTATAAGACAAAAAGAATGTCCATACTTGCATATGGGTTTTATTTTACGCATATTTTCCCCTTTCGAACTTGCGAGGCTCCTGTGTGTGTACTGCCTCAAACAGACATCAGTCCTCCTGATAGAAAGGAGCTCAGGACTCATTAG